Proteins co-encoded in one Haladaptatus sp. ZSTT2 genomic window:
- a CDS encoding DUF5814 domain-containing protein, with protein sequence MAITDKIYLKNHRQIASQLGTNIPKSAFSGATLDILFQGEGLMKLDDATQERVLDFAEDFLDCGCETNPYCGHPERKFISYLLELRAQGLGPDSIVDVMGDDYMLYAYAGDILSFLDDSVRTLEAAEELAGVENNREMETKLSQAKRDLSR encoded by the coding sequence GTGGCCATCACGGACAAAATCTATCTGAAGAACCACCGCCAGATTGCCTCCCAACTGGGAACGAACATCCCAAAGAGCGCGTTTAGCGGGGCGACCCTCGACATTCTCTTCCAGGGCGAGGGGCTGATGAAACTCGATGATGCGACCCAGGAGCGCGTCCTCGACTTCGCCGAAGACTTCCTGGATTGTGGCTGTGAGACGAATCCGTACTGTGGCCATCCCGAACGCAAGTTCATCTCGTATTTACTCGAACTGCGGGCGCAGGGGCTTGGCCCGGATTCGATTGTGGACGTGATGGGAGACGATTACATGCTCTACGCCTATGCGGGTGACATTCTCTCGTTTCTGGATGACTCAGTTCGCACCCTCGAAGCGGCCGAAGAACTCGCAGGGGTTGAGAACAATCGAGAGATGGAAACAAAACTCAGTCAGGCAAAGCGTGACTTGTCGCGTTAG
- a CDS encoding ArsR family transcriptional regulator, whose amino-acid sequence MLEQSCDASLTTIYRRIEELREFELVRERVNVHPNGNHYKTYEANLEHLGVHLTDGKLDVEVKHRDDGPDRFRGIWDAMQGGRD is encoded by the coding sequence ATGCTCGAACAATCCTGCGATGCGTCGCTCACGACGATTTACCGGCGCATCGAAGAGCTTCGAGAGTTCGAACTGGTTCGCGAACGGGTGAACGTCCACCCAAACGGGAATCACTACAAAACGTACGAAGCAAACCTCGAGCATCTTGGTGTCCACCTCACCGATGGAAAACTGGATGTAGAAGTCAAACACCGAGACGATGGGCCCGACAGATTTCGTGGCATTTGGGACGCCATGCAAGGAGGGCGAGACTGA
- a CDS encoding succinylglutamate desuccinylase/aspartoacylase family protein: MTLSAVSVGGHTIDAGEKRTFRFACSETYHGDTLELPVTVINGESEGPRVFLTAAVHGDELNGVKIIQEVADRYEPADIHGALVCLHVLNVPGFLAQQRYIPIYDEDLNRSFPGNARGTMAKRLANTIYEEFISTCDLGLDFHTSTRNRTTMYHVRADMHDPAVERLARAFGTSIILDGKGSRGTLRRVACNAGIPTVTVEMGRSHRFQTAHLDRALHCIASVLAEYEVLPDRPVSWPGWTRVVARNSEKTWLRAETGGLVEMEWGPHPLVEKGAPLFSISDHFKQSVETIRAPSTGLVVGVLENAVAYPGHPLCHFVSVDEKTADIIRDDIERGVFDIYREGGFQWPEPRWYAEYGHK; this comes from the coding sequence ATGACACTCAGTGCAGTTTCAGTCGGTGGACACACAATCGATGCAGGGGAAAAGCGAACATTTCGCTTTGCGTGTAGTGAGACGTATCACGGCGACACGCTCGAACTTCCGGTGACGGTGATCAATGGCGAGTCCGAGGGCCCACGCGTCTTCCTGACCGCAGCCGTCCACGGCGACGAACTCAACGGTGTGAAAATCATCCAAGAAGTCGCAGACCGGTACGAGCCGGCAGACATTCACGGGGCGCTTGTCTGTCTCCACGTACTGAACGTCCCCGGCTTTCTCGCCCAGCAGCGCTACATCCCCATCTACGACGAAGACCTCAATCGCTCGTTCCCCGGTAACGCCCGAGGGACGATGGCAAAGCGGCTCGCAAATACGATTTACGAGGAGTTCATCTCGACGTGCGATCTCGGGCTTGACTTCCACACCTCGACGCGCAACCGCACGACGATGTACCACGTCCGTGCAGACATGCATGACCCGGCCGTCGAACGTCTTGCCCGGGCGTTCGGCACGAGTATAATTCTCGACGGCAAAGGGTCTCGTGGGACGCTCCGACGCGTGGCCTGCAATGCCGGAATCCCGACGGTCACCGTCGAGATGGGGCGCTCACACCGTTTCCAAACGGCGCATCTCGACCGGGCACTCCACTGCATCGCGAGCGTCCTCGCCGAATACGAGGTCTTACCGGACAGACCTGTCTCCTGGCCCGGTTGGACCCGCGTGGTCGCCCGAAATAGTGAGAAAACGTGGCTCCGCGCCGAAACCGGCGGCCTCGTCGAGATGGAGTGGGGGCCACACCCACTCGTCGAGAAGGGTGCGCCACTATTTTCAATCTCTGATCACTTCAAGCAGAGCGTCGAGACGATTCGTGCGCCATCGACCGGGCTCGTCGTTGGCGTCCTCGAAAATGCGGTCGCGTACCCGGGCCACCCGCTGTGTCACTTCGTGAGCGTCGACGAGAAAACCGCCGACATCATCCGCGACGATATCGAACGAGGCGTGTTCGACATCTACCGAGAAGGCGGCTTCCAGTGGCCTGAACCTCGATGGTACGCAGAATACGGCCACAAATAG
- a CDS encoding DUF7521 family protein, translating to MHIGLVVAKLLVVLIGVLIALQGYRAYLRETNARMLFVAVGFLLLSVGSVLEGIFYDVLHFSVFLAGMIQTLFVALGMALILYSLYMTTDATDTTAQKPDTPHEST from the coding sequence ATGCACATTGGCCTCGTCGTCGCCAAACTCCTTGTTGTGCTCATCGGCGTCCTCATTGCGCTCCAGGGATATCGTGCGTATCTCCGAGAAACTAACGCACGGATGCTCTTTGTTGCCGTTGGCTTCCTCCTCTTGAGCGTCGGGTCGGTGCTCGAAGGCATCTTCTACGATGTGCTCCACTTCTCGGTGTTTCTCGCTGGGATGATTCAAACGCTGTTCGTCGCACTCGGAATGGCACTCATTCTGTATTCGCTCTACATGACGACAGACGCAACCGATACTACAGCGCAAAAACCGGATACGCCCCACGAATCAACCTGA
- a CDS encoding ribbon-helix-helix protein, CopG family — translation MGNKNKTISFRVNEDAFETLREIAEERDISLSAVFRDYVQTLVAHDGQVRVVPEHELVDKTSDKTTFPPRVEVPKSLIHDHERLELENKHLRDQLDDYKQYITQLHQKIDELNQEDDEEVILLDDLDDDLDHDHGETFRLS, via the coding sequence ATGGGCAACAAGAACAAAACCATCTCGTTTCGCGTCAACGAAGACGCCTTCGAGACGCTTCGGGAGATAGCCGAAGAGCGCGATATCTCGTTGTCTGCGGTGTTTCGCGACTACGTCCAGACGCTCGTCGCCCACGATGGGCAAGTGCGCGTCGTCCCCGAACACGAACTCGTAGACAAGACCTCAGACAAAACGACGTTCCCGCCACGCGTCGAAGTGCCAAAGAGCCTCATCCACGACCACGAACGCCTCGAACTCGAGAACAAACACCTGCGCGACCAGCTCGACGACTACAAGCAGTACATCACGCAGCTCCACCAGAAAATCGACGAACTCAACCAAGAAGACGATGAGGAAGTCATCCTCCTCGACGACTTAGACGACGACTTAGACCACGACCACGGCGAAACGTTCCGCCTCAGCTAA